The genomic segment ATTACTTGTGTAGCGACTAAGTACATTTACAGAGTGCGCTAAATCCGGTCTTGTACAGTTTGTCAAGTACATTAGACTGCCAATTACTCTTGCATACTCCACCTGCAGCATAGGTTCACCAAAATTTTTGGTCAAGTGAATTTGAGGATCCTCTGGAGTTTTTGCAGTCCCATTTGAGTAATGCTTGAATCGATCAAGCACTTTTTCCGCATAGTGGGTTTGAGACAAGATAAGGCCCTCATCagttctgatgatttttatccccaaaattacatctgctaaacccaagtccttcatgtcaaaatttcttttgagcATGTTTTTCGTTTGAGTTATGATGTCTTTGTTACTGCCAATGATaagcatatcatctacatataagcATAACAAAATGTACCCTGATGGAGTAGTTTTGTAGTATATGCATTTGTCACATTCATTAATGTGAAAACCATTAGACATCATCATACTGTCAAACTTCTCATGCCACTGCTTAGGAGCCTGTTTGAGTCCATATAATGACTTCACAAGTTTACacactttgtgttcttgtcctggaataacaaatccctcaggttgtttcatgtagatttcctcttctaaatctccatgaagaaaagcagtttttacatccatttgatggatttcAAGTTTTCTCAAGGCTGCAATACCTATGAGCATCCTGATCGAAGATAGTCTTGTTACCGGTGAATAGGTATCAAGGAAATCTAAGCCTTCTTTTTGCCGAAATCCTTGCACTACAAGCATAGCCTTGTACCGTTCAATATCGCCATTTGGTTTTCGTTTTATCGTAAAAATCCATTTACATCCCAAAGGCTTAAATCCTTGTGGTAGATCTGCCATCTCGTAAGTATGATGTTGCATGATAGAGTCTATTTCAGTTTTGACTGCTTCCTTCCAATAAGGTGCATCAGGTGTAGACATAGCTTCTGCGTATGTTCTTGGTAGATTTTCAGCTAGAAATGCCATCATcagaaaatcatcaccaaacgaTTTACTTTTGCGAGCTCGTTTGCTTCTTCTAGGTTCCAGTTCTGATTCTACAGAAGTAGTACTCAAAGTATTGCCAGCTTCCAAAGTCGCTGCATCTCGTTGTTCACGAGTccgtttttgagttttcctacagggaaaaatgtcttcaaaaaatgaagcatttctTGACTCCATAACTGTATTCACATGGATATCTGGAATATCTGATTTATGAACCAGAAATCGATATGCACTACTGTTATGTGCATATCCGATGAAGATACAGTCTACGGTCTTAGGCCCAATTGTGACCTTTTTAGGAGGTGGTACAGCCACTTTTGCTAGACACCCCCACACTTTGAGGTATTTGTACGAAGGTACTGTACCTTTCCAAAGCTCATATGGTGACTTGCCAGTAACCTTATGCGGTATCCTGTTGAGGATGTAATTAGTGGTAAGCAAAGCTTCCCCCCACATGTTCTGGGCTAACCCAGATTCCTGCAACAacgcattcatcatctctttcagagTTCGATTCTTTCGTTCCGCTACTCCGTTAGATTCTGGCGAGTAGGGAGCGGTTGTCTGATGTATAATGCCTTTTTCTCTGCAAAATGCATTGAACGGCTCATTatattctcctcctctatcacttcgaactacttttatagttttctgaagCTGATTTTCTACTTCGAGGGTGAACTCTTTGAATTTTTCCAGTGCTTCATCTTTGCTATGCAAGAGATATACATAGCAATATCTTGTGCAATCATCAATGAAGGTAACAAAGTATTTCTTACCACCTCTAGTTTGCACATACTTTAAATCACATAAGTCTGTGTGAATTAAACCTAGAGGTTCGGTTGTTCTTTCAAAGCGTGGTGAGGGAGTTTTAGTGAGTTTGGCCTGTACGCacacttcacatttttcttggttagttttgaatttcggaatcaaattcaagttttgcatttttcgcATTGTTTTATAATTGACATGTCCTAAACGTTCATGCCAAGTAGTAAACGACTCAACCAAGTAAGCAAtagggttttctttcatttcagcaacagaagcagaagctacAATTTTCGGATGGACTGTCGTTACAGACATTTTGATCAGTCCACCCTTAACAAAACCCTTTCCCAAATACAtcccatttttcttaagaactaaCTTATCAGCCTCAAAATTGATGGAAAAACCATGCTTGCTTAACACTGTTCCAGAGATGAGATTCTTCCGCATATCAGGTACGTGCTTCACGTTCTGGAGGGTGAGCTCACGATCAGAAGTTAGCTTCAGAaccactttgcctttaccttcaaTCTTGGACACCGCCGTGTTGCCCATAAAAAGCTGCTCATTTGACTTGTTCTGCACATAGGTGGTGAACATGGTCCTATCAGAGCATATGTGTGTGGTAGCACCAGTGTCGTAGTACCACTCCACTGGGTTGTCTTCCACCATGTTACATTCAGTAACCACCGcaaccatgtcttcttcagttaggtttgcttgcaacttgagatcttttgctttgcttttgcaaacatcagccttgtgtccaatcttaccacaatgatgacacttccctttgaacttcctctcaaggttgctcttcttgaagtttggTCCAGATGACACCTTCAACGGTTTATGAGGAATAGAGATCCCTTTACCCTTGCCTTTAAACTTGGCCTTATGCTCAGCTACATGAACACTNTGCACATAGGTGGTGAACATGGTCCTATCAGAGCATATGTGTGTGGTAGAACTAGTGTCGTAGTACCACTCCACTGAGTTATCTTCCACCATGTTACATTCAGTAACCACCGcaaccatgtcttcttcagttaggtttgcttgcaacttgagatcttttgctttgcttttgcaaacatcagccttgtgtccaatcttaccacaatgatgacacttccctttgaacttcctctcaaggttgctcttcttgaagtttggTCCAGATGACACCTTCAACGGTTTATGAGGAATAGAGATCCCTTTACCCTTGCCTTTAAACTTGGCCTTATGCTCAGCTACATGAACATCATGCCCTTGGCTTTGAGCATCCGAATGAGCTCCACGATTGTTGTCCTCAACTCTCAACCGACggatgagatcatcaagagaCATTGCCTTACGCTTGAAGTTAAGGTAATGCTTGAAATTCGACCAGCCTGGTGGTAGCTTCTCGATCAGGCAATTCGTCTTGAAGACATTGCATATCGACATCCCTTCCAAATCGATCTCCTGAAAGATGCGTTGAAGAGCTTCCACTTGttccataattggtttggaATCCACCATCTTGAAATTCAGGAACTTCGTAGTTGAGAATTTCTGCATCCCAGACTCATCAGTCTTGTACTTGGTCTCCAAAGCTAGCCACAatgcttttgaagtcttgtacatACTGTAGAGGTCATACAGATCATTGACCAAACGGTTCAGAATCTGACCTTTGCAACAGTAGTCTCCTTGAGCCCAACTATCCATACTTCCAACCACATACACGTCAGTGTCACCTTGTGGAAGCATTGGTGGATCCTCTGTGAGGTACCTTTCCATGTTCATGCTGGCCAAGTAGTAGCGCATCTTGTTTTGCCACGTTTTGAACCCAGCTTTGCCATCGAACTTATCTGGCATCATCCCTTGGGAAGCCGAAGGTGGTATCCCCATGTGGGTTGATCCATTACCGAACAGATTTCGGCGCACGTTTTCCATACCCGAATCGGTAAGCTTCGTCTTTTCAAGTTCTTTAGCAAGGCGTAAAGCCAACTCCGCAGGAGTTTCAACAGGGGTTGCAGGAACCCTATCACCGTCAacgttgttggtgttgtctccagacatttttctgtttcacaataaacagatctgattaatatattaatcaaacaattcaagtaattaaattacactGAATTAGTTTTGCAAACTCGCTTAACAAGCGTTTGCAGaaacttgtttcacaaactcaCTCAATTAAGAGCGTTCGTGGAAaccagagagagtagagaagaaataattaaagtaaaagcgTTCTTCAAAAACTTTCCGCGTAAGCACCGAAAGATGAAAGCAGAAACagtttttcagaagattttgaaatcgtttttaaaataaataaaaaaattcaaaaaattctCAATCCGTTTAAAGCGATAAGCAGAAAgcggatttattgaattaagactgttaggagcgcaaaaatcgaattgagaaaatatgcgaattatatttaaattaacgaaatcagaaacgaattacaacagcataatataaagcagtaaataaatcatGGAGGtgagatatgatatctctttccttaattcaataaatcggccgtaagtgctttcggataatcacgatttatgaatcccaggatacaaccgatcacgaactattaccgtagcacaccagtaatagaactcaagcgaacagatctacgttatactctcgagactactaaactaagaacttacttggactaagcaagagagagggagagagagatcttcagaggaaggagtgtttatgtttttgtgtgtgaaaaataatgagaggttatgcctctatatatagtggaaggagggagctctcaagaaaatattcagtgaatattctcggagtgctgcccaagtttgcttggagttcacaccaagtctttccaaaaaattaaatgggccTACAGCAGTCTCAAGagccaaaaagcccaaaaacccaaaagcccAAGAGACCACAGCCCACGTCCGAGACCAGCCCGGCTCGGCCCGGCCCGCGTCCGGCCCGTCCCGCATCCGTGCTCGGCCCGGTTCGGTTcgcgtgtgggaaccttccctcttccttctacacacttttgaaactagaagagtgtaaaactatatatatatgagtgaaaaatcaatcatatttccgatgtgggatatttcccaaaccatcccaagtagctCACTTCACACTCAAATCAACTCCTTTGtggacgtatgagtataccatcttgtagtactcgttaccagctttccattgcactatcgaccAGACAATTCCGATCAGCCATTTGGCCGGAATTTGGCCGGAAAGTCACCGGAAAGTCATTGTCCtaaaacctgcaattttctgaaacttgtttctgaaaattcagttccaacacAAACTGTTCCAAAAGTTTTCGACTACAAGACCATATGACGTGATCTTTCAAAGCTAATTCCTTTTCCTATCACTTTCGTCAAGGGATCCAAATTAAAGCTAATTCACAGGGGAAAAGTCTTCATATGATGTGTCGTGGTCTTTCAAGTACTGCAGATTGATCATCGATCACCACAATTCATATGCGTAAGATATTACGTATTGATGCAAACGTCatggtttcttttcttttcatttgaaAGATGGAACTTTCCCCTTTGGTACTCTAACAGAAAGAATTAAACGTGGAGCCATATTACACACGTACTATGCACGTACAGGATATGATTCAGAACATATCAATCCAAATACTTGCATTTAGGAAAATTTAATATTCTCTccatattaattttagattcatatatatatcgTTCTGAGATATTTGGTTTGCTtaaaaaagattggtaaaattataatagactatttcatttgataaaagaaaatgagcggtaattatatgttaaaacgaTACAATTATATTGGAATGAAGGGTATGGGGCTAATATATAATTCGAGTTTggttgatttattatttttattctattacaaatatattatatatacattgaaaGATATTCCAGTTTCAGAATTagtatttcttttcttttgtttggtattgaGTTTGAGCTTTCATATTGAACAAATAATGCCAGATAAGATTCATATGTTAGGTTTTACTTGAATCAACTCAACTTATCAAAACTAAATACAAGTACTTatgaatacatttttttgtcacaaaaaaaaaatacttaacatTACATTATACATTAACTCACTCTTTTATGGAAAGAAAACCTCAATTAAAGTGATCTGACTTTAAGAAAATCCCCTTAAAAatgattacaaaagaaaataaagaacatgGCTAAACAAAAAGTTCTCAACAAGAAGTGTTAAGAACTTAACTGTATGAGGTGAACAATCATATATGAGAGAGATTgctctatcatcatcatcatctcgaagatgatcttctttttcttctacttcagAATCATTGTTGTTtcgatgatcttcttcttcttcgtcagggTCTGGCTAGAGAACGAAGCTTGCACAGCTTTTTCCAAATCCAGCTGCCTGGGGAGGTAGGATTTAACTCCCAGAAATTTTGATTCCCAATTAAGTGTTATCTCACCCACGAAACCCAAAGAGAACCAGCTGAAGAgaatagtaaccagataagcttAAGAGCCAGAACCTTGTTCCAGTCTGACCTTCTCAATCTAAGACCACCACTCTCTCTCGAAGAACAAACAATATCACATACAATTTTTGCGCCCCTAGCAGAGTTAGGAGCCCCCTTCGAAAGAAAGGCATTGCACATTTGTTCTAATCCATATATTTTGTTACTCAACAATCCGCATGCAACAATGCATatatcaaaacaataaaataaagttcGTCTATTGTCTATAAAGTTGTATAACTCAAGTTGCGCATGTTATAACacaatactttattttattgttttgatatATGCATTATTGCATGCGGATTGTTGAGTAACAAAATATATGGATTAGACGattaattttatgaattatatagGTTAATTGATCATTCGTATTTCATATTCCGAGACTTGGAAGTAAACATACATTCACCTATTCTTTCAACAAAGCCTAAACAAAAGCCTAACCTCCATAAATTCTGGAAGTGAGATGCCATATATATGCGGAGAGAAATTAACCTTTTGCATGTAGGTATCACAAACTTCATtaacaaatatttcattttctctacaagatatattatatacactCAACCCATTCCACAGATTAACGCAAAAGTAGGCAggaaaaaaagtagaaaagttTCCCATAGTAGATACAATATTTAACCCTGAACATGAGTGTGTGTGTATTAGAGACCACCTCGAAAAGATTATGATTCTTACAAAGGTTTTGTATAAGCTGTCTGAAACGGAAGCGTCTAATCATCAAGGGATTCACTCTTTCTCTGATGAAAGTTGCTTAGCGAGTAGGATAAGCCCAGCTGTTGTGAAGCCTGACAAGACTGTTGAGGCATAAAACAGAGCTAGAAGAGACCCTCTCAAAGACTGCccagaagaacaacaacatgcCAAAATGTTAAATAACAAATCCTCTACTTCCACTATATGATGAGAATCAAAGTATAGGGTTAGAACGTTTGATCCACCAACCTTTCCGATCACCAATGCATTGTCATTTGCATACTGCAATGAGTTCTCTGGTATGTTTTGGATCCCCTGACTGATTTGCCATGAAAGTATCCTGTTTCAACCGAGAtgaggtgtttttttttcaatgttgtTACAGAGTGTGATACACAGTTTCTTGAAAAGAATTAACAAGCTTTCTACACATACCCATAGATGAATGCAATGGCAGCTCCAGTGTATGCTTTCTGTGGAGTCACAGCAACCTGAAGGTCCCCAAACTGcagttttaaacaaaaaaaattatcatctgCAAAATAACTTCAGCTGACGTACAAGGGGAAAAATCTATTATTTACCTTAAATATCTTTGTTCCTGAGTTGGTTTCATTATTGACTGGAACAGATGATGTATTTGCAGATAGGACTTTTCCAGTTGAAATCATCGCTTTAGCAATCTGCGAGTTCTCAGAGATGTTAGTTATGTAGACAAGTACCAAGGGCATGAATGATTACATAGACGAACAATTGATTTTAGAATTGTGCGTTTTGGCAGTTAAGTCTAACAAGTATACAGGTGGTCTGACTAACATTTGATTAAAGTATGCAAACAGTTTCTATTTAGATGTCACTTACATTTACATGTTCACCcaatatacaaaatcaaacaatcagTGGAAGAAACCACACCTACATTTGAGATTCAAGTACCTTCTGTAATTCACCTTGACCATATTGTCCCATCCCCTGGAACCTTTTACCTGCAGATATAAGACGTCTCCCAAAGGCTGaacaaaaaagaagttaaaatgaGTAATGATTACAAGAGTAGATCTAGAAAGATGTGTAGCTAGATACTAGGGGTGTACTTCTTGTTACCTGATTTGTTACCATCTGTTAATGAAATTTC from the Camelina sativa cultivar DH55 chromosome 12, Cs, whole genome shotgun sequence genome contains:
- the LOC104732625 gene encoding uncharacterized protein LOC104732625; this translates as MASLHLLRPLHSLSSSKLFFSQPSFHFSSSFKPSNSKSHNLSKSLTLRFALTESDSIDQPLETETSSKSLLLQLSKCFDLPSDYFQQLPKDLRLDLNDAAFDLSNGPIIDECGQELGETLLNLSRAWEQADTSTCRSLVEKLPELEISLTDGNKSAFGRRLISAGKRFQGMGQYGQGELQKIAKAMISTGKVLSANTSSVPVNNETNSGTKIFKFGDLQVAVTPQKAYTGAAIAFIYGILSWQISQGIQNIPENSLQYANDNALVIGKSLRGSLLALFYASTVLSGFTTAGLILLAKQLSSEKE